In one window of Kosmotoga pacifica DNA:
- a CDS encoding SU10 major capsid protein, which yields MAVKTGLLTTFDIAENKVDVSPVLSMLNLPETPLLNKIGIAAQAVNSTRYEWWDDVLPVFNTTLSAAYLTGGGSLTVASVAGILPGAVIKVESSLYRVTAVDSGTNTLTISVLENDADHSSGVTVEIIAVSGKEAEEYADMDYTQKVKRYNMTQIFRDYVKFSGTQLSVQQYVNEDVFADEVRRKLQRIKIWMEKAIVNGVRLEPSDNTTPRLLGGLRWFINQKGLTTSASFSEANLKAFLKQIVDAGGVVKEAWMNPSTMTNFLDLESSKLVIDKGDQTVGRKVKQYLSEYGDLTLYTDPHIPANEIIIVDTSKLAVKPLKGRAAFYEELAKTGDYVKGQLIGEYTLEFRNPDAAGIFTIV from the coding sequence ATGGCAGTTAAAACAGGTCTTTTAACAACTTTTGACATAGCGGAAAATAAGGTGGACGTTTCCCCCGTACTCTCTATGCTCAATCTTCCCGAAACGCCACTTCTCAACAAGATAGGGATAGCCGCTCAGGCGGTTAATTCCACAAGGTATGAATGGTGGGACGATGTTCTGCCCGTATTCAATACCACATTGTCAGCGGCTTACTTGACAGGCGGCGGTTCTCTGACCGTTGCTTCTGTTGCTGGGATACTCCCTGGTGCTGTTATCAAGGTTGAGAGCTCCCTTTACAGGGTAACAGCTGTTGACTCAGGAACCAACACCCTCACAATTTCCGTTCTTGAGAACGACGCCGACCACTCCAGCGGTGTAACCGTTGAAATTATCGCTGTGTCCGGTAAAGAAGCTGAAGAATACGCCGATATGGACTACACACAGAAAGTCAAGAGATACAACATGACCCAGATCTTCAGGGACTATGTCAAATTCTCTGGCACACAGCTCTCCGTACAACAGTACGTAAATGAAGACGTCTTTGCTGATGAAGTCAGAAGGAAACTCCAGAGAATCAAGATCTGGATGGAAAAAGCTATCGTAAACGGTGTCAGGCTTGAACCCAGCGACAACACAACTCCGAGACTCCTTGGTGGACTTAGATGGTTCATCAACCAGAAAGGTCTCACAACAAGCGCTTCCTTCTCTGAAGCTAACCTCAAGGCTTTCTTGAAGCAGATTGTTGACGCTGGTGGAGTCGTGAAAGAGGCCTGGATGAATCCCAGCACAATGACCAACTTCCTTGACCTCGAAAGCTCCAAGCTCGTTATCGATAAAGGCGACCAGACAGTGGGTAGAAAGGTTAAACAGTACCTGTCCGAATATGGCGATCTCACACTCTACACTGATCCCCACATCCCTGCAAATGAAATCATAATTGTTGACACTTCAAAGCTTGCTGTCAAACCGCTCAAGGGCAGGGCTGCATTCTACGAAGAACTTGCTAAGACCGGTGACTACGTCAAAGGGCAGCTCATAGGCGAGTACACACTTGAGTTCAGAAATCCTGATGCTGCTGGTATCTTTACGATAGTTTAA